In a single window of the Silurus meridionalis isolate SWU-2019-XX chromosome 8, ASM1480568v1, whole genome shotgun sequence genome:
- the si:dkey-16j16.4 gene encoding uncharacterized protein si:dkey-16j16.4 — translation MLKTLTKKLRRHSLNEIHPFQLKISYHGSEEGGESEDSEGENQELAQIDRERRRNCVLTPLATSQQPNQGLLSPGRVRRVRVLLEPAMERHSSEEELERIAGIASTAGAEAGCRWHRHGDLSSASSDEEVKDLCEPGASPSPVLFSSSPPRGLKPTHTSTRLHARPIILSHFEQPAVPYWRHRREPGRPSLDLEKMQQKMLLKKTCGGKTRTIKIRNLTGSRHSPRYSYDPSIFAFRSLSTAPPCSPLLSSEEPPCA, via the exons ATTTCCTACCATGGCAGTGAGGAGGGTGGAGAGAGTGAAGACTCTGAAGGAGAGAACCAAGAGCTGGCACAGATCGATcgag AGCGTCGCAGGAACTGCGTTTTAACTCCTCTGGCCACCAGTCAGCAGCCTAACCAGGGCCTGCTTTCCCCGGGTCGCGTTCGCCGTGTGCGCGTGCTACTGGAGCCTGCCATGGAGCGCCACAGCTCCGAAGAGGAACTCGAGCGTATTGCTGGCATTGCGAGTACCGCTGGTGCTGAGGCTGGGTGCAGGTGGCACCGGCACGGTGACCTCAGCAGTGCCTCCAGTGACGAGGAGGTGAAAGACCTGTGTGAGCCAGGTGCTTCCCCCAGCCCTGTGCTCTTCAGCTCATCTCCACCTCGAGGcctcaaacccacacacacctccacacgaCTACACGCCAGACCCATAATCCTCAGCCACTTCGAACAGCCTGCTGTGCCATACTGGAGACACCGGAGAGAGCCCGGGCGCCCGAGTCTGGACCTGGAGAAGATGCAGCAG aaAATGCTCCTGAAAAAGACCTGTGGCGGCAAAACGAGGACAATCAAGATCCGG AACCTGACTGGCAGTCGTCATTCTCCCAGATACTCTTATGATCCCTCCATCTTTGCCTTTCGCTCTCTGAGCACTGCCCCTCCGTGCAGTCCTCTGCTGTCCAGCGAGGAACCTCCTTGTGCCTGA